From one Leifsonia sp. 1010 genomic stretch:
- a CDS encoding GAP family protein translates to MGPVIGDIIPLALGVAISPVPIIAAILMLLSPKARGTSVGFLAGWLLGIVVAVVLFALLSSVLPQGDPDESKPILGTVEIVLGLLLLVLAVQQWRDRPRVGTEPALPKWMSAIDTMTGARALVLGFLLSALNPKNLLMGVAAGIAIGSDAQTTAETVVAVIVYTVIAASTVAIPVIAYLAASARMARPLGSLRTWLVYNNATIMAVLLLVIGVVLIGKGLGEF, encoded by the coding sequence ATGGGACCAGTGATCGGCGACATCATCCCTCTTGCACTCGGTGTCGCGATCAGCCCCGTCCCGATCATCGCGGCGATCCTCATGCTGCTGTCGCCGAAGGCCCGCGGGACGAGCGTCGGGTTCCTCGCGGGGTGGCTGCTCGGCATCGTCGTCGCCGTCGTCCTGTTCGCCCTTCTCTCGTCAGTTCTCCCCCAGGGCGACCCGGACGAGTCCAAGCCGATCCTGGGCACCGTCGAGATCGTGCTGGGCCTGCTGCTGCTCGTGCTCGCCGTGCAGCAGTGGCGCGACCGTCCGAGGGTCGGGACCGAACCGGCGCTGCCGAAGTGGATGTCGGCGATCGACACGATGACCGGCGCCCGAGCGCTCGTGCTCGGCTTCCTGCTCTCCGCCCTCAACCCGAAGAACCTGCTTATGGGCGTCGCCGCCGGCATCGCGATCGGCTCCGACGCGCAGACGACGGCGGAGACGGTCGTCGCGGTGATCGTCTACACGGTCATCGCCGCATCCACCGTCGCCATCCCCGTGATCGCCTACCTGGCCGCCTCCGCGCGGATGGCCCGCCCGCTAGGATCCCTGCGCACCTGGCTGGTCTACAACAACGCCACCATCATGGCCGTGCTGCTCCTCGTGATCGGCGTCGTGCTGATCGGCAAGGGGCTCGGGGAGTTCTGA
- a CDS encoding YciI family protein, with protein MQYLVNVIDSRSNSGTEEEAVAIDAFNDKLRAGGHWVFAGGLADPSVSTVIDGRGDEPVFTDGPFVEAKEWAAGFWLIEAPDLDVALALMAEGSKACNRRLEVRPLLVV; from the coding sequence ATGCAGTATCTCGTGAACGTCATCGACAGCCGCAGCAACTCGGGCACCGAAGAGGAGGCCGTCGCGATCGACGCCTTCAACGACAAGCTGCGGGCCGGCGGCCACTGGGTGTTCGCCGGCGGACTGGCCGACCCGTCCGTGTCCACCGTCATCGACGGGCGCGGCGACGAGCCCGTCTTCACCGACGGCCCGTTCGTCGAGGCGAAGGAGTGGGCGGCCGGGTTCTGGTTGATCGAAGCACCCGACCTCGACGTCGCCCTGGCGCTGATGGCCGAGGGCTCCAAGGCCTGTAACCGCCGGCTCGAGGTGCGACCCCTCCTCGTCGTGTGA
- a CDS encoding ATPase, with protein sequence MPIATAETRALLIGGRSGVGKSTVALAIHDILSAAEVTHAIIEGDNLDLAYPAPWSAHPEAQLAERNLAAMWSNYRELGYDRVVYTNTAAVVTIPQLRHALGEDAHIEAVLLQGSDEAVRGRLARRERGASFDAHLARSAAAAVRLEADAPDSVVRIDTTDRTPEEVAVDILRTVGWPPSGLSTRATR encoded by the coding sequence GTGCCGATCGCAACCGCCGAGACAAGGGCCCTGCTCATCGGCGGCCGCTCGGGAGTCGGGAAGTCGACGGTCGCGCTGGCGATCCACGACATCCTCTCAGCCGCCGAGGTCACGCACGCGATAATCGAGGGTGACAACCTCGATCTGGCGTATCCGGCACCGTGGAGCGCCCATCCCGAAGCGCAACTCGCGGAGCGGAACCTCGCAGCGATGTGGTCCAATTACCGCGAACTGGGATACGACCGGGTCGTCTACACGAATACGGCGGCCGTGGTCACCATCCCGCAGCTGCGACACGCACTCGGAGAGGATGCGCACATCGAGGCGGTCCTCCTGCAGGGCAGCGACGAGGCGGTCCGGGGACGGCTGGCCCGACGCGAGCGCGGCGCATCCTTCGACGCCCACCTGGCGCGCAGTGCGGCCGCCGCGGTACGGCTGGAAGCCGACGCTCCCGACTCCGTTGTGCGCATCGACACGACGGACCGGACGCCGGAGGAGGTCGCGGTCGACATACTCCGTACCGTCGGCTGGCCTCCGTCCGGCCTGTCGACGCGTGCGACTCGATGA
- a CDS encoding SulP family inorganic anion transporter: protein MRAKKRRPRRRDIVKDAIAGIVLGIESVPDGLASGLLAGVNPLAGLYAYLYGMVGAAVLTSSTFMAVQATGAMALVIQDANLETRPDPDRALFTLALLTGLVMCIAGLLKGGRLIRFVPADVMTGFITAVGVNIILGQLSAFTGYSGEGSNRVTRSIDLLRHIPQWSIPTVIVGAVTILTIVVLQRTPVGGFGLVIAVVVGSLTAAALNLWVDARVPLLGDIVVVPAGLPLPTLPSIGDIPYLLIPAVSLALVGLIQGAGVSAGIPTASGRPANASRDFIGQGVGNIVSGLFRGMPVGGSMSGSSLLVTAGARSKLALFVAGVTMALVIVFASGIVALTAMPALAGLLMTIGYAAIKPSRVYSVVKSGILPTAVMAVTFVLTLVIPLQFAVLAGVGLGIILFVARQSNRLRVRQVHLDESGGMRESDPPAIVGRREVIVLQPYGSLFFASAPSFERQLPGVDEETEGSVVIIRLRGTDELDLALIDSLRRYARSLAAASSQLKLIISEAAVRQQLAASGLLAELGEDNVYQGTEWIGKAVQLAWADAQRSVARE from the coding sequence GTGCGCGCCAAGAAGCGACGGCCGCGTCGCCGTGACATCGTCAAGGACGCCATCGCCGGGATCGTCCTCGGCATCGAGAGCGTGCCGGACGGCCTGGCGTCCGGGCTGCTCGCCGGCGTCAATCCGCTCGCCGGGCTCTACGCGTACTTGTACGGGATGGTCGGGGCGGCCGTGCTCACGAGCAGCACGTTCATGGCGGTGCAGGCGACCGGGGCGATGGCCCTCGTCATCCAGGACGCGAACCTGGAGACGCGTCCCGACCCGGACCGTGCGCTCTTCACACTCGCCCTGCTGACCGGGCTGGTCATGTGCATCGCCGGGCTGCTGAAGGGCGGCCGGCTGATCCGGTTCGTCCCCGCCGACGTCATGACCGGGTTCATCACCGCGGTGGGCGTCAACATCATCCTCGGCCAGCTGTCGGCGTTCACCGGCTACTCGGGCGAAGGCAGCAACCGGGTGACGCGCTCGATCGACCTGCTGCGGCACATCCCGCAATGGAGCATCCCGACCGTGATCGTCGGTGCCGTCACGATCCTCACCATCGTCGTGCTGCAGCGCACACCGGTGGGCGGGTTCGGGCTCGTCATCGCGGTCGTCGTCGGGTCGCTGACCGCCGCCGCTCTGAACCTGTGGGTGGATGCGCGCGTGCCGCTGCTCGGCGACATCGTCGTGGTGCCGGCCGGGCTGCCGTTGCCGACGCTACCGTCGATCGGCGACATCCCGTACCTGTTGATCCCCGCGGTGTCGCTGGCGCTGGTCGGACTCATCCAGGGCGCGGGGGTGTCCGCGGGCATCCCGACGGCGAGCGGGCGGCCGGCGAACGCATCCCGCGACTTCATCGGGCAGGGCGTCGGCAACATCGTGTCCGGCCTGTTCCGCGGCATGCCCGTCGGCGGGTCGATGTCGGGGTCCTCCCTGCTGGTCACGGCCGGAGCGCGGTCGAAGCTGGCGCTGTTCGTCGCGGGTGTCACGATGGCGCTCGTTATCGTGTTCGCCTCGGGCATCGTGGCGCTCACCGCGATGCCGGCGCTTGCCGGGCTGCTCATGACGATCGGCTACGCGGCCATCAAGCCGAGCCGTGTCTACTCGGTGGTGAAGAGCGGGATCCTGCCCACGGCGGTCATGGCGGTCACCTTCGTGCTCACCCTCGTCATCCCGTTGCAGTTCGCCGTGCTCGCCGGAGTCGGGCTCGGCATCATCCTCTTCGTCGCCCGGCAGTCGAACCGGCTGCGGGTGCGGCAGGTACACCTGGACGAGAGCGGCGGGATGCGTGAATCGGATCCGCCGGCCATCGTCGGCAGGCGCGAGGTGATCGTGCTGCAGCCGTACGGGAGCCTGTTCTTCGCGAGCGCGCCCTCGTTCGAGCGGCAGCTGCCGGGCGTCGACGAGGAGACGGAAGGCTCGGTGGTGATCATCCGGCTGCGCGGGACGGACGAACTGGATCTGGCGCTCATCGACTCCCTGCGCCGCTACGCCCGCAGTCTGGCCGCGGCCTCCTCCCAGTTGAAGCTCATCATCAGCGAGGCGGCTGTGCGCCAGCAGCTCGCCGCGAGCGGATTGCTCGCGGAACTCGGCGAGGACAACGTCTACCAGGGCACCGAGTGGATCGGCAAAGCAGTGCAGCTCGCGTGGGCCGACGCCCAGCGCTCCGTCGCCCGCGAGTGA
- a CDS encoding ATP-binding protein, with protein sequence MTTRNAPLLVVMCGRSFSGKSTLALALTDRLGAQRVSLDAINEERGLRGGSGIPVSEWMRTNDEASARVREALGAGRTVIVDDTSSPRFLRDRWRELAARAHAETALVFVDAPEELIRARLAANRSDLARHDVTDDVMDAHLSDFVAPGADERAITVDARTPIDASVAQVLAALAERHPS encoded by the coding sequence ATGACCACCCGCAACGCGCCTCTGCTGGTTGTCATGTGCGGGCGCTCGTTCTCCGGAAAGTCGACCCTCGCGCTCGCGCTGACCGACCGGCTCGGGGCGCAACGGGTCAGCCTCGACGCCATCAACGAAGAGCGCGGACTGCGCGGCGGGTCCGGCATCCCGGTGTCCGAATGGATGCGCACCAACGACGAAGCGTCAGCCCGGGTCAGGGAAGCGCTCGGTGCTGGACGCACCGTCATCGTCGACGATACGAGTTCGCCGCGGTTCCTCCGCGACCGCTGGCGTGAACTCGCCGCCCGCGCTCACGCCGAGACGGCCCTCGTCTTCGTCGACGCCCCGGAGGAGCTGATCCGCGCGCGTCTCGCGGCGAACCGCAGCGACCTCGCCCGCCACGACGTCACCGACGACGTGATGGATGCGCACCTCAGCGACTTCGTGGCTCCGGGCGCGGACGAGCGCGCGATAACGGTGGATGCGCGCACACCCATCGACGCCTCCGTCGCCCAGGTGCTCGCCGCCTTGGCAGAGCGCCACCCGTCCTGA